A stretch of the Capsicum annuum cultivar UCD-10X-F1 chromosome 10, UCD10Xv1.1, whole genome shotgun sequence genome encodes the following:
- the LOC107844875 gene encoding probable pectinesterase/pectinesterase inhibitor 46: MATLNPWGKLDEVQNERLKARRKTRKRIAIIAISSIVLVSIIVGAVVGGVSHNNNKSSQQNDNVSSIASTIRAVCNLTLYPDSCISSLSPYAAKGNALKPQDIYKMSVLVALNELSGASDKFFKSETFKNINDPAATKALQSCHELLSLAFDHLNDTLSGAESSLLDAFDDLKTWLSSAGTYQQTCIDSFENVNLSKAAGQNLKNSTQYTSNSLALISSLESSITSLGAIRKMRRLMGIGDDEYPSCLSSNDRKLLQKSASKIKVNAVVAKDGSGKYKTIKAALKAAPEKSKKRFVIYVKKGVYRENVRVEKTKWNIMIIGDGKDATIVSGNRNFIDGTPTFQSATFAVFGKGFVARDIGFLNTAGAAKHQAVALMSTADESVFYRCKMDAFQDTLYAHSNRQFYRECDIYGTVDFIFGNSAVVIQNCNILPRRPMTGQQNTITAQGKVDPNQNTGISIQNCTVMPWGNLSGINTFLGRPWKNYSTTVFMQSNLGSFIHPNGWMPWVGTTAPSTIFYGEYNNFGPGAKTNNRVNWKGLKLKLTSKIVSKFTVKPFTQGDKWLPATGVPFKAGL, from the exons ATGGCCACTCTTAATCCATGGGGAAAGCTGGACGAAGTACAGAACGAGAGGCTCAAGGCTCGTCGAAAGACGAGGAAGAGAATTGCAATTATTGCAATATCTTCCATTGTTCTTGTGTCCATCATTGTGGGCGCAGTGGTTGGTGGTGTTTCTCACAACAATAACAAATCTTCCCAACAAAATGATAACGTGTCGTCAATTGCGTCAACCATTAGAGCGGTATGCAATCTAACCCTGTATCCAGACTCCTGTATCTCCAGCCTTTCCCCGTATGCTGCAAAAGGTAATGCTCTAAAACCTCAAGACATCTACAAGATGTCCGTTCTAGTCGCCCTCAACGAGCTTTCTGGTGCCTCCGACAAGTTCTTCAAGAGTGAgacattcaagaacattaatgATCCTGCAGCTACCAAAGCTCTCCAGAGTTGCCACGAGCTTTTATCCCTTGCCTTTGATCACCTGAATGACACATTGTCAGGTGCTGAAAGCTCGTTACTTGATGCCTTTGATGATTTAAAGACATGGTTGAGTTCTGCAGGGACTTATCAGCAGACCTGCATTGATAGTTTTGAAAATGTCAATTTAAGCAAAGCTGCCGGCCAGAATTTGAAGAACTCCACCCAGTACACCAGCAACAGCTTAGCACTTATAAGCTCGTTAGAAAGTTCCATTACCAGCTTAGGTGCTATCAGAAAGATGAGGCGTTTGATGGGAATTGGCGATGATGAGTACCCGAGCTGCTTGTCATCAAATGACAGGAAATTGCTGCAGAAATCAGCATCAAAGATAAAGGTGAATGCAGTGGTGGCTAAAGATGGTTCAGGAAAGTACAAAACCATTAAGGCTGCACTAAAAGCTGCACCAGAGAAGAGCAAGAAGAGATTTGTGATCTATGTGAAAAAGGGTGTTTACAGAGAGAATGTGAGAGTTGAGAAGACTAAATGGAACATTATGATTATTGGAGATGGAAAAGATGCTACCATCGTTTCTGGTAACCGTAACTTCATTGATGGAACCCCAACATTCCAATCTGCCACTTTCG CCGTGTTTGGTAAGGGATTTGTGGCTCGCGATATTGGATTCCTAAACACAGCTGGTGCAGCGAAGCATCAGGCAGTTGCGCTGATGTCAACAGCAGATGAATCAGTGTTCTACCGCTGCAAAATGGATGCATTCCAAGACACACTTTACGCTCATTCCAATAGACAATTCTACAGGGAATGCGATATCTATGGGACAGTAGATTTCATCTTCGGAAACTCAGCCGTTGTCATCCAGAACTGTAACATTCTTCCAAGAAGGCCAATGACTGGCCAACAGAACACCATCACAGCTCAAGGCAAAGTTGATCCAAACCAAAATACTGGAATTTCTATCCAGAACTGTACCGTTATGCCGTGGGGAAACCTTTCCGGCATTAACACTTTCTTAGGAAGGCCATGGAAAAATTACTCAACAACTGTTTTCATGCAATCAAACTTGGGAAGCTTCATTCATCCAAATGGATGGATGCCATGGGTTGGAACCACAGCTCCAAGTACCATTTTTTATGGTGAGTATAACAACTTTGGACCGGGAGCTAAAACCAACAACAGAGTTAATTGGAAAGGCTTGAAATTGAAACTTACAAGCAAAATAGTAAGCAAGTTTACAGTTAAGCCTTTCACTCAGGGAGACAAATGGCTTCCGGCAACCGGGGTTCCATTTAAGGCTGGTCTTTGA